In one window of Candidatus Aegiribacteria sp. DNA:
- a CDS encoding 6-bladed beta-propeller, with amino-acid sequence MKLVLILISILFILSSIEGCGEQSEQEAAPEQIPEEMSIDTVALSVTDTIGVFYGDTTLEFGSLNRVRIDEHGNIFALDGRKSTLKVFSFEGDFQETIGRFGSGPGEFQYPTGFVFLRGGGLLVSDFGGNALVFFDTTCAFDHQIPGFFPVAPVEPVTGPGKTFIAGSMDFQQNEDGYSGTSFLGRYTGEDMDPELIYRSYPLSITLSVTNGEQNVNVDNVDCVWESDLNGAVYFAVRSDSTYCVERFDPDANPSIIVEREWERIPKTEEELAEGVLNEGLSRHDDGSTTVRRYEAEDLDLYHLAIETLSTDQDGNVWVGQGYTSIPTFEVYNEAGVLLRVVTIPELEGIRGLRFCFLNGMLAYDYAPVDYPKIYLLDF; translated from the coding sequence ATGAAACTTGTTCTAATTCTGATTTCCATTCTCTTTATCCTGTCTTCTATTGAAGGATGCGGTGAGCAATCTGAACAGGAAGCGGCTCCTGAACAGATTCCGGAAGAGATGAGTATCGATACGGTAGCTCTTTCAGTCACCGATACCATTGGAGTGTTTTACGGAGATACAACGCTGGAGTTCGGAAGCCTGAACCGCGTACGGATCGATGAACATGGAAACATCTTTGCCCTGGACGGAAGGAAATCAACTCTGAAAGTATTCTCATTCGAAGGAGATTTTCAGGAAACCATTGGAAGATTCGGATCCGGTCCGGGTGAGTTTCAGTATCCCACAGGTTTTGTTTTTCTTCGCGGCGGTGGGCTGCTTGTTAGCGATTTCGGCGGAAATGCTCTGGTCTTCTTCGATACAACCTGTGCTTTCGATCATCAGATACCTGGATTCTTTCCTGTTGCACCGGTTGAACCGGTCACAGGGCCGGGCAAAACTTTCATAGCAGGTTCTATGGATTTTCAGCAGAATGAAGACGGTTACTCGGGAACAAGCTTCCTCGGCAGATATACGGGAGAGGACATGGATCCAGAACTGATATACCGCAGTTATCCCCTCTCTATCACATTGAGTGTTACGAACGGGGAGCAGAACGTTAATGTCGATAATGTAGACTGTGTGTGGGAATCAGACCTGAATGGTGCGGTATACTTCGCTGTAAGAAGTGACAGCACCTATTGCGTGGAGCGATTCGATCCGGATGCAAACCCGTCCATCATTGTGGAACGTGAATGGGAGCGTATTCCCAAGACCGAGGAGGAATTGGCGGAGGGTGTACTGAACGAAGGGCTGAGCCGGCACGATGACGGTTCGACAACCGTTCGTCGTTATGAAGCTGAGGATCTGGATCTCTACCATCTGGCTATCGAGACTCTGAGCACCGATCAGGATGGAAATGTCTGGGTAGGTCAGGGTTACACGAGCATACCAACATTCGAGGTTTATAATGAGGCTGGTGTACTTCTGAGAGTGGTGAC